A single Ctenopharyngodon idella isolate HZGC_01 chromosome 22, HZGC01, whole genome shotgun sequence DNA region contains:
- the si:rp71-17i16.6 gene encoding uncharacterized protein si:rp71-17i16.6 yields the protein MTEQNMMLENELIQDDCHLKCKQYLISLFDESTAEYFLSPSSCSKEIPPWFSQLKDDMKDHMSAVALWDALRQRTAQILQESNTEPSMVITNQIARRVTDWKTLMKKDHLMHLAGVKYMFRCAQHNQDISALLLQHNPLFDYGINNGLN from the exons ATGACGGAACAAAACATGATGCTGGAAAATGAGCTGATCCAGGATGACTGCCATCTAAAATGCAAGCAATACCTCATCAG tttgtttgaTGAATCGACTGCAGAGTATTTCCTCAGCCCTTCCTCTTGCTCAAAGGAAATACCCCCTTGGTTTTCCCAGCTAAAAGACGACATGAAAG ATCACATGAGTGCTGTTGCCCTGTGGGATGCTCTGCGACAACGCACTGCACAGATACTGCAAGAATCAAACACTGAACCCTCAATGGTGATCACTAATCAG ATTGCGAGAAGGGTGACAGACTGGAAGACACTAATGAAAAAGGACCATCTGATGCACCTAGCAGGGGTGAAATACATGTTCCGCTGTGCTCAGCATAACCAGGACATCTCTGCCCTCCTTCTACAACACAATCCTCTTTTTGACTATGGGATAAATAATGGACTGAATTGA